Proteins from one Muntiacus reevesi chromosome X, mMunRee1.1, whole genome shotgun sequence genomic window:
- the NKRF gene encoding NF-kappa-B-repressing factor encodes MAGGRLLLGGDFLSPPPLPPLPPPPPPPLPPPPPEPVLEQWRYSHESDWQWALRRSFICRHLHSYPGAALDQLLALSAAWTNHVFLGCRYSPRLMEKILQMAEGIDIGEMPSYDLMLSKPSKGQKRHLSTCDGQNPPKKQAGSKLHVRPRFEPVHFVASSSKDESQEDPYGPQAKERNEQTHFANMPRDIYQDYTQDSFSIQDGNSQYCDSSGFIFTKDKPVTANMYFDSGNPAPSSASQQVDSQSPPEPSPSQTFPESVVAEKQYFIEKLTATIWKNLSNPEMTSGSDKINYTYMLTRCIQACKTNPEYIYAPLKEIPPADIPKNKKLLTDGYACEVRCQNIYLTTGYAGSKNGSRDRATELAVKLLQKRIEVRVIRRKFKHTIGEDLVVCQIGMPSYDFPPALKPPEELVVLAKDASGQPIFNASAKHWTNFILTENANDAIGILNNSASYNKMSVEYKYEMMPNRTWRCRVFLQDHCLAEGYGTKKTSKHAAADEALKILQKTQPTYPSVKSSQCQTGSSPRGSGKKKDIKDLVVYENSSNPVCTLNDTAQFNRMTVEYVYERMTGLRWKCKVILESEVIAEAVGVKKTVKYEAAGEAVKTLKKTQPTVINNLKKGAIEDVISRNEIQGRSAEEAYKQQIKEDNIGNQLLRKMGWTGGGLGKSGEGIREPISVKEQHKREGLGLDVERVNKIAKRDIEQIIRNYARSESHTDLTFSTELTNDERKQIHQIAQKYGLKSKSHGVGHDRYLVVGRKRRKEDLLDQLKQEGQVGHYELVMPQAN; translated from the exons ATGGCTGGCGGACGTCTGCTGTTGGGGGGCGACTTCCTGTCGCCGCCGCCGCTACCAcccctcccgccgccgccgccgccgcccctccCGCCGCCCCCGCCAGAGCCAGTGCTGGAGCAGTGGCGCTATAGCCACGAAAGTGACTGGCAGTGGGCTCTGCGGCGCAGCTTCATCTGTCGACACCTGCACAGTTACCCCGGGGCTGCCCTAGACCAGCTCCTCGCGCTCTCCGCTGCCTGGACCAACCACGTTTTCTTGGGCTGCAG GTACAGCCCACGCTTGATGGAAAAAATTCTCCAAATGGCTGAAGGTATTGATATTGGGGAGATGCCTTCATATGATCTGATGCTGTCCAAGCCCTCCAAAGGTCAAAAACGTCACCTCTCAACTTGTGATG GTCAAAATCCTCCTAAAAAGCAAGCCGGTTCCAAACTCCATGTGAGACCTCGTTTTGAGCCTGTACATTTCGTAGCTAGTAGTTCAAAAGAtgaaagtcaggaagatccttatGGCCCTCaagcaaaagagagaaatgaacaaaCACATTTTGCCAACATGCCAAGAGACATCTACCAAGATTATACTCAAGACTCTTTCAGTATACAAGATGGGAATTCTCAGTATTGTGATTCATCAGGATTTATTTTCACAAAAGACAAGCCTGTCACAGCCAACATGTATTTTGACAGTGGGAACCCTGCCCCCAGCAGTGCATCACAGCAGGTAGACTCTCAGTCACCTCCTGAGCCTTCACCATCACAGACATTTCCTGAGTCAGTGGTAGCTGAGAAGcagtattttattgaaaaattaacAGCAACTATCTGGAAGAACCTTTCTAATCCAGAGATGACTTCTGGATCTGATAAAATTAATTACACCTATATGTTAACTCGTTGTATTCAGGCATGTAAGACAAATCCTGAATATATATATGCTCCTTTAAAAGAAATCCCTCCTGCTGACATccccaaaaataaaaaacttctaaCAGATGGTTATGCCTGTGAAGTTAGATGCCAGAACATCTACTTAACTACAGGCTATGCTGGCAGCAAGAATGGGTCCAGGGATCGAGCTACTGAGCTAGCTGTAAAACTCTTGCAGAAACGTATTGAAGTTAGGGTTATCCGACGGAAATTCAAGCACACAATTGGAGAGGACCTTGTGGTGTGTCAGATTGGCATGCCTTCATACGACTTTCCTCCAGCTCTGAAACCACCAGAAGAGCTAGTGGTGCTGGCTAAAGATGCTTCTGGGCAGCCGATTTTTAATGCTTCCGCCAAACACTGGACCAATTTTATCCTTACAGAAAATGCAAACGATGCAATTGGTATCCTTAACAATTCTGCCTCATACAACAAAATGTCTGTAGAATACAAATATGAGATGATGCCAAATCGTACATGGCGTTGTCGAGTGTTTTTGCAAGATCACTGCTTAGCTGAAGGTTATGGAAccaaaaaaacaagtaaacatgCAGCTGCTGATGAGGCTTTGAAAATCCTTCAAAAAACACAGCCTACATATCCGTCTGTCAAAAGTTCACAATGCCAAACAGGCTCTTCACCCAGGGGATCTGGAAAGAAGAAAGACATAAAGGATCTTGTAGTTTATGAGAATTCTTCCAATCCTGTGTGCACACTGAATGACACAGCTCAGTTTAACCGAATGACAGTTGAATATGTCTATGAAAGAATGACAGGCCTCCGATGGAAATGCAAGGTGATTCTCGAGAGTGAAGTAATTGCAGAAGCAGTTGGAGTGAAGAAAACTGTCAAATATGAAGCTGCGGGGGAAGCTGTGAAAACCCTCAAAAAGACCCAACCGACTGTCATTAACAACTTGAAGAAAGGAGCTATTGAAGATGTAATTTCCAGAAATGAAATTCAGGGCCGCTCAGCAGAGgaggcttataaacaacaaatcAAAGAAGATAACATTGGAAATCAGCTCCTGAGAAAGATGGGTTGGACGGGTGGTGGTTTAGGTAAATCTGGTGAGGGCATTCGGGAGCCAATCTCTGTCAAAGAGCAGCATAAGCGGGAAGGGCTTGGTCTTGATGTAGAGAGGGTAAATAAAATTGCCAAGAGAGATATTGAACAGATCATCAGAAACTATGCCCGCTCTGAGAGCCACACGGATTTAACTTTCTCTACAGAGCTGACTAATGATGAGCGGAAGCAAATACATCAGATCGCCCAGAAGTATGGTCTTAAGAGTAAGTCTCATGGGGTGGGCCACGACAGGTATCTGGTGGTAGGAAGAAAAAGACGGAAGGAGGACTTACTCGACCAGCTCAAACAGGAGGGCCAAGTGGGGCATTACGAGCTGGTGATGCCTCAAGCAAATTGA
- the UBE2A gene encoding ubiquitin-conjugating enzyme E2 A produces MSTPARRRLMRDFKRLQEDPPAGVSGAPSENNIMVWNAVIFGPEGTPFEDGTFKLTIEFTEEYPNKPPTVRFVSKMFHPNVYADGSICLDILQNRWSPTYDVSSILTSIQSLLDEPNPNSPANSQAAQLYQENKREYEKRVSAIVEQSWRDC; encoded by the exons ATGTCCACCCCGGCTCGGCGGCGTCTCATGAGGGACTTCAAGAG GTTGCAGGAGGATCCTCCAGCCGGAGTCAGCGGGGCTCCGTCCGAGAACAACATCATGGTTTGGAACGCGGTCATTTTTGG GCCTGAAGGGACCCCGTTTGAGGATG GAACCTTTAAGCTTACAATAGAATTCACTGAGGAATATCCAAATAAGCCACCAACGGTTAGATTTGTCTCTAAGATGTTCCATCCAAATG TCTATGCAGATGGTAGCATATGTCTGGACATACTTCAGAACCGTTGGAGTCCAACCTATGATGTGTCTTCCATTTTAACATCCATACAG TCTCTACTGGATGAACCCAATCCCAATAGTCCAGCAAATAGCCAGGCTGCTCAGCTGTACCAGGAGAACAAGCGGGAGTATGAAAAACGTGTTTCTGCGATAGTAGAACAGAGCTGGCGTGACTGTTGA